Proteins encoded within one genomic window of Canis lupus familiaris isolate Mischka breed German Shepherd chromosome 12, alternate assembly UU_Cfam_GSD_1.0, whole genome shotgun sequence:
- the BAG6 gene encoding large proline-rich protein BAG6 isoform X3, with amino-acid sequence MEPTDSTSTTSSMEEPDSLEVLVKTLDSQTRTFIVGAQMNVKEFKEHIAASVSIPSEKQRLIYQGRVLQDDKKLQEYNVGGKVIHLVERAPPQTPLPSGASSGIGSASATHGGGPPPGTRGPGASVHDRNANSYVMVGTFNLPSDGSAVDVHINMEQAPIQSEPRVRLVMAQHMIRDIQTLLSRMEQSPLPLVSRISPLQCRGGPQAQHSQPPPQTPAVASEPVALSSQTSEAVESEVPPREPMEAEEVEERASAQSPELTPSGPAPVGPAPAPETNAPNHPSPAEYVEVLQELQRLESRLQPFLQRYYEVLGTAATTDYNNNEGREEDQRLINLVGESLRLLGNTFVALSDLRCNLACAPPRHLHVVRPMSHYTTPMVLQQAAIPIQINVGTTVTMTGNGTRPPPTANAEAAPPGPGQASSLAPTSTTVESSTEGAPPPGPAPPPTTSHPRVIRISHQSVEPVVMMHMNIQDSGTQPGGVPSAPTGPLGPPGHGQTLGSTLIQLPSLPPEFMHAVAHQITHQAMVAAVASAAAGQQVPGFPTAPTRVVIARPTPPQARPSHPGGPPVSGTLQGSGLGTNASLAQMVSGLVGQLLMQPVLVAQGTPGMAPPPAPATASASAGTTNTATTAGPAPGGPAQPPPPQPSAADLQFSQLLGNLLGPAGPGAGGPGMASPTITVAMPGVPAFLQGMTDFLQAAQTAPPPPPPPPPPPPAPEQQTVPPPGSPSGGTGSPGGLGLESLSPEFFTSVVQGVLNSLLGSLGARAGSSESIAAFIQRLSGSSNIFEPGADGALGFFGALLSLLCQNFSMVDVVMLLHGHFQPLQRLQPQLRSFFHQHYLGGQEPTPGNIRTATHTLITGLEEYVRESFSLVQVQPGVDIIRTNLEFLQEQFNSIAAHVLHCTDSGFGARLLELCNQGLFECLALNLHCLGGQQMELAAVINGRIRRMSRGVNPSLVSWLTTMMGLRLQVVLEHMPVGPDAILRYVRRVGDPPQPLPEEPMEVQGSERTSPEPQRENASPAPGTTAEEAMSRGPPPAPEGGGGGSREEQDGAAAETEPWAAAVPPEWVPIIQQDIQSQRKVKPQPPLSDAYLSGMPAKRRKTMQGEGPQLLLSEAVSRAAKAAGARPLTSPESLSRDLEAPEVQESYRQQLRADIQKRLQEDPNYSPQRFPNAHRAFTDDP; translated from the exons ATGTTGGGGGAAAGGTTATTCACCTGGTGGAACGGGCTCCTCCTCAGACTCCGCTCCCTTCTGGGGCATCTTCTGGGATAGGATCTGCCTCAGCCACCCATGGTGGAGGACCCCCGCCTGGTACTCGGGGGCCTGGGGCCTCTGTTCATGACCGGAATGCCAACAGCTATGTCATGGTTGGAACCTTTAACCTTCCT AGTGACGGCTCTGCTGTGGATGTTCACATCAACATGGAACAGGCCCCGATTCAG AGTGAGCCCCGAGTACGGCTGGTGATGGCTCAACACATGATCAGGGATATACAAACCTTACTATCCCGGATGGAG CAGTCTCCTCTTCCTCTGGTATCCCGAATCTCTCCACTTCAGTGTCGAGGGGGACCCCAAGCACAGCATAGTCAGCCGCCCCCCCAGACACCAGCTGTGGCCTCGGAGCCGGTAGCCTTGAGCTCTCAAACATCAGAAGCAGTTGAGAGTGAAGTGCCTCCTCGGGAGCCTATGGAGGCAGAAGAAGTGGAGGAGCGTGCCTCAGCCCAGAGCCCGGAACTCACCCCTTCTGGCCCAGCCCCAGTGggcccagcacctgccccagAGACAAATGCACCCAA TCATCCTTCCCCTGCGGAGTATGTCGAAGTGCTTCAGGAGCTACAGCGGCTtgagagccgccttcagcccttcTTGCAGCGCTACTACGAGGTTCTGGGTACTGCTGCCACCACGGACTACAACAATAAC GAGGGCCGAGAAGAGGACCAGCGCTTGATCAACTTAGTGGGGGAGAGCCTGCGGCTGCTGGGTAACACTTTCGTGGCGCTGTCTGACCTGCGCTGCAATCTGGCCTGTGCGCCCCCACGACACCTGCATGTGGTCCGGCCCATGTCTCACTACACTACCCCCATGGTGCTTCAGCAAGCAGCCATTCCCATCCAG ATCAATGTGGGAACCACTGTGACCATGACGGGGAATGGGACTCGGCCCCCCCCAACTGCCAATGCGGAGGCAGCTCCCCCTGGTCCTGGGCAGGCCTCGTCCCTGGCTCCCACTTCTACCACTGTCGAGTCTTCAACCGAGGGGGCTCCCCCGCCAGGGCCAGCTCCCCCCCCAACCACCAGTCACCCGAGGGTCATCCGAATTTCCCACCAGAGCGTGGAACCCGTGGTCATGATGCACATGAATATCCAAG aTTCCGGCACACAGCCTGGTGGAGTTCCGAGTGCTCCCACTGGCCCCCTAGGACCCCCTGGTCATGGCCAGACCCTGG gctccaccctcatccagctgccctccctgccccctgagTTCATGCACGCCGTCGCCCACCAGATCACTCATCAGGCCATGGTGGCAGCTGTTGCCTCCGCGGCCGCAG GACAGCAGGTGCCAGGCTTCCCTACGGCTCCGACCCGGGTGGTGATTGCCCGGCCCACCCCTCCACAGGCTCGGCCTTCCCATCCTGGGGGGCCCCCCGTCTCGGGTACTCTA CAGGGCTCCGGGCTAGGTACCAATGCTTCTCTGGCCCAGATGGTGAGCGGCCTTGTGGGGCAGCTCCTGATGCAGCCTGTTCTGGTGG CTCAGGGGACCCCAGGAATGGctccacctccagcccctgccaCTGCTTCAGCTAGTGCCGGCACTACCAACACCGCTACCACAGCTGGCCCTGCTCCCGGGGGGcctgcccagcctcctccccctcAGCCCTCGGCCGCCGACCTGCAGTTCTCTCAGCTCCTGGGGAACTTGCTGGGgccagcagggcctggggccGGCGGGCCTGGCATGGCTTCTCCCACCATCACCGTGGCCATGCCCGGCGTCCCCGCCTTTCTACAGGGCATGACTGACTTTCTGCAG GCAGCACAGacagcccctccacccccgccgccgccgccgcccccgcccccagcaccgGAGCAGCAGACTGTGCCCCCACCAGGGTCCCCTTCTGGTGGCACAGGGAGTCCTGGAGGCCTGGGTCTTGAGAGCCTTTCACCGGAGTTTTTTACATCTGTGGTGCAGGGTGTGCTGAActccctgctgggctccctgggggcgCGGGCCGGCAGCAGTGAGAGCATCGCTGCTTTCATCCAGCGCCTCAGCGGATCCAGTAACATCTTCGAGCCTGGGGCAGATGGGGCCCTCG GATTCTTCGGGGCCCTGCTTTCTCTTTTGTGCCAGAACTTTTCCATGGTAGACGTGGTGATGCTTCTTCACGGCCATTTCCAGCCACTGCAGCGGCTCCAGCCCCAGCTGCGGTCCTTTTTCCACCAGCACTACCTGGGTGGCCAAGAGCCCACACCCGGTAACATACGG ACGGCGACCCACACATTGATCACGGGGCTGGAAGAATACGTGCGGGAGAGTTTC TCTTTGGTGCAGGTTCAGCCTGGTGTGGACATCATCCGGACCAACCTGGAGTTTCTCCAGGAGCAGTTCAACAGCATTGCTGCTCATGTGCTGCACTGCACAG ATAGTGGATTTGGGGCCCGTTTGTTGGAGTTGTGTAACCAGGGCCTGTTTGAGTGCCTGGCCCTCAACCTGCACTGCTTGGGGGGCCAGCAGATGGAACTCGCTGCTGTCATCAATGGCCGGATA CGTCGCATGTCTCGTGGGGTGAACCCGTCCCTGGTGAGCTGGCTGACCACTATGATGGGGCTGAGGCTTCAGGTGGTTCTGGAGCACATGCCTGTGGGCCCCGATGCCATCCTCAGATACGTCCGCAGGGTTGGCGACCCACCCCAG CCACTTCCTGAGGAGCCGATGGAAGTTCAGGGATCAGAGAGGACTTCTCCTGAGCCTCAG CGGGAGAATGCCTCCCCGGCCCCAGGAACAACGGCAGAAGAGGCCATGTCTCGAGGGCCTCCTCCTGCACctgagggcggcggcggcggctcccgtGAAGAGCAGGACGGAGCTGCAGCCGAGACTGAGCCTTGGGCAGCTGCCGTCCCCCCA GAGTGGGTCCCGATTATCCAGCAGGACATTCAGAGCCAGCGGAAAGTGAAGCCGCAGCCCCCCTTGAGCGATGCCTACCTCAGTGGTATGCCTGCCAAGAGACGCAAG ACGATGCAGGGTGAGGGCCCCCAGCTGCTTCTCTCAGAGGCCGTGAGCCGGGCAGCTAAGGCAGCCGGAGCTCGGCCCCTGACGAGCCCCGAGAGCCTGAGCCGGGACCTGGAGGCACCAGAGGTTCAGGAGAGCTACAGGCAGCAG ctccGGGCTGATATACAGAAGCGACTGCAGGAAGACCCCAACTACAGCCCCCAGCGCTTCCCTAATGCCCACCGGGCCTTCACTGATGATCCCTAG
- the BAG6 gene encoding large proline-rich protein BAG6 isoform X20, with product MEPTDSTSTTSSMEEPDSLEVLVKTLDSQTRTFIVGAQMNVKEFKEHIAASVSIPSEKQRLIYQGRVLQDDKKLQEYNVGGKVIHLVERAPPQTPLPSGASSGIGSASATHGGGPPPGTRGPGASVHDRNANSYVMVGTFNLPSDGSAVDVHINMEQAPIQSEPRVRLVMAQHMIRDIQTLLSRMECRGGPQAQHSQPPPQTPAVASEPVALSSQTSEAVESEVPPREPMEAEEVEERASAQSPELTPSGPAPVGPAPAPETNAPNHPSPAEYVEVLQELQRLESRLQPFLQRYYEVLGTAATTDYNNNQEGREEDQRLINLVGESLRLLGNTFVALSDLRCNLACAPPRHLHVVRPMSHYTTPMVLQQAAIPIQINVGTTVTMTGNGTRPPPTANAEAAPPGPGQASSLAPTSTTVESSTEGAPPPGPAPPPTTSHPRVIRISHQSVEPVVMMHMNIQDSGTQPGGVPSAPTGPLGPPGHGQTLGSTLIQLPSLPPEFMHAVAHQITHQAMVAAVASAAAGQQVPGFPTAPTRVVIARPTPPQARPSHPGGPPVSGTLGSGLGTNASLAQMVSGLVGQLLMQPVLVAQGTPGMAPPPAPATASASAGTTNTATTAGPAPGGPAQPPPPQPSAADLQFSQLLGNLLGPAGPGAGGPGMASPTITVAMPGVPAFLQGMTDFLQAAQTAPPPPPPPPPPPPAPEQQTVPPPGSPSGGTGSPGGLGLESLSPEFFTSVVQGVLNSLLGSLGARAGSSESIAAFIQRLSGSSNIFEPGADGALGFFGALLSLLCQNFSMVDVVMLLHGHFQPLQRLQPQLRSFFHQHYLGGQEPTPGNIRTATHTLITGLEEYVRESFSLVQVQPGVDIIRTNLEFLQEQFNSIAAHVLHCTDSGFGARLLELCNQGLFECLALNLHCLGGQQMELAAVINGRIRRMSRGVNPSLVSWLTTMMGLRLQVVLEHMPVGPDAILRYVRRVGDPPQPLPEEPMEVQGSERTSPEPQRENASPAPGTTAEEAMSRGPPPAPEGGGGGSREEQDGAAAETEPWAAAVPPEWVPIIQQDIQSQRKVKPQPPLSDAYLSGMPAKRRKLRADIQKRLQEDPNYSPQRFPNAHRAFTDDP from the exons ATGTTGGGGGAAAGGTTATTCACCTGGTGGAACGGGCTCCTCCTCAGACTCCGCTCCCTTCTGGGGCATCTTCTGGGATAGGATCTGCCTCAGCCACCCATGGTGGAGGACCCCCGCCTGGTACTCGGGGGCCTGGGGCCTCTGTTCATGACCGGAATGCCAACAGCTATGTCATGGTTGGAACCTTTAACCTTCCT AGTGACGGCTCTGCTGTGGATGTTCACATCAACATGGAACAGGCCCCGATTCAG AGTGAGCCCCGAGTACGGCTGGTGATGGCTCAACACATGATCAGGGATATACAAACCTTACTATCCCGGATGGAG TGTCGAGGGGGACCCCAAGCACAGCATAGTCAGCCGCCCCCCCAGACACCAGCTGTGGCCTCGGAGCCGGTAGCCTTGAGCTCTCAAACATCAGAAGCAGTTGAGAGTGAAGTGCCTCCTCGGGAGCCTATGGAGGCAGAAGAAGTGGAGGAGCGTGCCTCAGCCCAGAGCCCGGAACTCACCCCTTCTGGCCCAGCCCCAGTGggcccagcacctgccccagAGACAAATGCACCCAA TCATCCTTCCCCTGCGGAGTATGTCGAAGTGCTTCAGGAGCTACAGCGGCTtgagagccgccttcagcccttcTTGCAGCGCTACTACGAGGTTCTGGGTACTGCTGCCACCACGGACTACAACAATAAC CAGGAGGGCCGAGAAGAGGACCAGCGCTTGATCAACTTAGTGGGGGAGAGCCTGCGGCTGCTGGGTAACACTTTCGTGGCGCTGTCTGACCTGCGCTGCAATCTGGCCTGTGCGCCCCCACGACACCTGCATGTGGTCCGGCCCATGTCTCACTACACTACCCCCATGGTGCTTCAGCAAGCAGCCATTCCCATCCAG ATCAATGTGGGAACCACTGTGACCATGACGGGGAATGGGACTCGGCCCCCCCCAACTGCCAATGCGGAGGCAGCTCCCCCTGGTCCTGGGCAGGCCTCGTCCCTGGCTCCCACTTCTACCACTGTCGAGTCTTCAACCGAGGGGGCTCCCCCGCCAGGGCCAGCTCCCCCCCCAACCACCAGTCACCCGAGGGTCATCCGAATTTCCCACCAGAGCGTGGAACCCGTGGTCATGATGCACATGAATATCCAAG aTTCCGGCACACAGCCTGGTGGAGTTCCGAGTGCTCCCACTGGCCCCCTAGGACCCCCTGGTCATGGCCAGACCCTGG gctccaccctcatccagctgccctccctgccccctgagTTCATGCACGCCGTCGCCCACCAGATCACTCATCAGGCCATGGTGGCAGCTGTTGCCTCCGCGGCCGCAG GACAGCAGGTGCCAGGCTTCCCTACGGCTCCGACCCGGGTGGTGATTGCCCGGCCCACCCCTCCACAGGCTCGGCCTTCCCATCCTGGGGGGCCCCCCGTCTCGGGTACTCTA GGCTCCGGGCTAGGTACCAATGCTTCTCTGGCCCAGATGGTGAGCGGCCTTGTGGGGCAGCTCCTGATGCAGCCTGTTCTGGTGG CTCAGGGGACCCCAGGAATGGctccacctccagcccctgccaCTGCTTCAGCTAGTGCCGGCACTACCAACACCGCTACCACAGCTGGCCCTGCTCCCGGGGGGcctgcccagcctcctccccctcAGCCCTCGGCCGCCGACCTGCAGTTCTCTCAGCTCCTGGGGAACTTGCTGGGgccagcagggcctggggccGGCGGGCCTGGCATGGCTTCTCCCACCATCACCGTGGCCATGCCCGGCGTCCCCGCCTTTCTACAGGGCATGACTGACTTTCTGCAG GCAGCACAGacagcccctccacccccgccgccgccgccgcccccgcccccagcaccgGAGCAGCAGACTGTGCCCCCACCAGGGTCCCCTTCTGGTGGCACAGGGAGTCCTGGAGGCCTGGGTCTTGAGAGCCTTTCACCGGAGTTTTTTACATCTGTGGTGCAGGGTGTGCTGAActccctgctgggctccctgggggcgCGGGCCGGCAGCAGTGAGAGCATCGCTGCTTTCATCCAGCGCCTCAGCGGATCCAGTAACATCTTCGAGCCTGGGGCAGATGGGGCCCTCG GATTCTTCGGGGCCCTGCTTTCTCTTTTGTGCCAGAACTTTTCCATGGTAGACGTGGTGATGCTTCTTCACGGCCATTTCCAGCCACTGCAGCGGCTCCAGCCCCAGCTGCGGTCCTTTTTCCACCAGCACTACCTGGGTGGCCAAGAGCCCACACCCGGTAACATACGG ACGGCGACCCACACATTGATCACGGGGCTGGAAGAATACGTGCGGGAGAGTTTC TCTTTGGTGCAGGTTCAGCCTGGTGTGGACATCATCCGGACCAACCTGGAGTTTCTCCAGGAGCAGTTCAACAGCATTGCTGCTCATGTGCTGCACTGCACAG ATAGTGGATTTGGGGCCCGTTTGTTGGAGTTGTGTAACCAGGGCCTGTTTGAGTGCCTGGCCCTCAACCTGCACTGCTTGGGGGGCCAGCAGATGGAACTCGCTGCTGTCATCAATGGCCGGATA CGTCGCATGTCTCGTGGGGTGAACCCGTCCCTGGTGAGCTGGCTGACCACTATGATGGGGCTGAGGCTTCAGGTGGTTCTGGAGCACATGCCTGTGGGCCCCGATGCCATCCTCAGATACGTCCGCAGGGTTGGCGACCCACCCCAG CCACTTCCTGAGGAGCCGATGGAAGTTCAGGGATCAGAGAGGACTTCTCCTGAGCCTCAG CGGGAGAATGCCTCCCCGGCCCCAGGAACAACGGCAGAAGAGGCCATGTCTCGAGGGCCTCCTCCTGCACctgagggcggcggcggcggctcccgtGAAGAGCAGGACGGAGCTGCAGCCGAGACTGAGCCTTGGGCAGCTGCCGTCCCCCCA GAGTGGGTCCCGATTATCCAGCAGGACATTCAGAGCCAGCGGAAAGTGAAGCCGCAGCCCCCCTTGAGCGATGCCTACCTCAGTGGTATGCCTGCCAAGAGACGCAAG ctccGGGCTGATATACAGAAGCGACTGCAGGAAGACCCCAACTACAGCCCCCAGCGCTTCCCTAATGCCCACCGGGCCTTCACTGATGATCCCTAG
- the BAG6 gene encoding large proline-rich protein BAG6 isoform X1 has translation MEPTDSTSTTSSMEEPDSLEVLVKTLDSQTRTFIVGAQMNVKEFKEHIAASVSIPSEKQRLIYQGRVLQDDKKLQEYNVGGKVIHLVERAPPQTPLPSGASSGIGSASATHGGGPPPGTRGPGASVHDRNANSYVMVGTFNLPSDGSAVDVHINMEQAPIQSEPRVRLVMAQHMIRDIQTLLSRMESPLPLVSRISPLQCRGGPQAQHSQPPPQTPAVASEPVALSSQTSEAVESEVPPREPMEAEEVEERASAQSPELTPSGPAPVGPAPAPETNAPNHPSPAEYVEVLQELQRLESRLQPFLQRYYEVLGTAATTDYNNNQEGREEDQRLINLVGESLRLLGNTFVALSDLRCNLACAPPRHLHVVRPMSHYTTPMVLQQAAIPIQINVGTTVTMTGNGTRPPPTANAEAAPPGPGQASSLAPTSTTVESSTEGAPPPGPAPPPTTSHPRVIRISHQSVEPVVMMHMNIQDSGTQPGGVPSAPTGPLGPPGHGQTLGSTLIQLPSLPPEFMHAVAHQITHQAMVAAVASAAAGQQVPGFPTAPTRVVIARPTPPQARPSHPGGPPVSGTLQGSGLGTNASLAQMVSGLVGQLLMQPVLVAQGTPGMAPPPAPATASASAGTTNTATTAGPAPGGPAQPPPPQPSAADLQFSQLLGNLLGPAGPGAGGPGMASPTITVAMPGVPAFLQGMTDFLQAAQTAPPPPPPPPPPPPAPEQQTVPPPGSPSGGTGSPGGLGLESLSPEFFTSVVQGVLNSLLGSLGARAGSSESIAAFIQRLSGSSNIFEPGADGALGFFGALLSLLCQNFSMVDVVMLLHGHFQPLQRLQPQLRSFFHQHYLGGQEPTPGNIRTATHTLITGLEEYVRESFSLVQVQPGVDIIRTNLEFLQEQFNSIAAHVLHCTDSGFGARLLELCNQGLFECLALNLHCLGGQQMELAAVINGRIRRMSRGVNPSLVSWLTTMMGLRLQVVLEHMPVGPDAILRYVRRVGDPPQPLPEEPMEVQGSERTSPEPQRENASPAPGTTAEEAMSRGPPPAPEGGGGGSREEQDGAAAETEPWAAAVPPEWVPIIQQDIQSQRKVKPQPPLSDAYLSGMPAKRRKTMQGEGPQLLLSEAVSRAAKAAGARPLTSPESLSRDLEAPEVQESYRQQLRADIQKRLQEDPNYSPQRFPNAHRAFTDDP, from the exons ATGTTGGGGGAAAGGTTATTCACCTGGTGGAACGGGCTCCTCCTCAGACTCCGCTCCCTTCTGGGGCATCTTCTGGGATAGGATCTGCCTCAGCCACCCATGGTGGAGGACCCCCGCCTGGTACTCGGGGGCCTGGGGCCTCTGTTCATGACCGGAATGCCAACAGCTATGTCATGGTTGGAACCTTTAACCTTCCT AGTGACGGCTCTGCTGTGGATGTTCACATCAACATGGAACAGGCCCCGATTCAG AGTGAGCCCCGAGTACGGCTGGTGATGGCTCAACACATGATCAGGGATATACAAACCTTACTATCCCGGATGGAG TCTCCTCTTCCTCTGGTATCCCGAATCTCTCCACTTCAGTGTCGAGGGGGACCCCAAGCACAGCATAGTCAGCCGCCCCCCCAGACACCAGCTGTGGCCTCGGAGCCGGTAGCCTTGAGCTCTCAAACATCAGAAGCAGTTGAGAGTGAAGTGCCTCCTCGGGAGCCTATGGAGGCAGAAGAAGTGGAGGAGCGTGCCTCAGCCCAGAGCCCGGAACTCACCCCTTCTGGCCCAGCCCCAGTGggcccagcacctgccccagAGACAAATGCACCCAA TCATCCTTCCCCTGCGGAGTATGTCGAAGTGCTTCAGGAGCTACAGCGGCTtgagagccgccttcagcccttcTTGCAGCGCTACTACGAGGTTCTGGGTACTGCTGCCACCACGGACTACAACAATAAC CAGGAGGGCCGAGAAGAGGACCAGCGCTTGATCAACTTAGTGGGGGAGAGCCTGCGGCTGCTGGGTAACACTTTCGTGGCGCTGTCTGACCTGCGCTGCAATCTGGCCTGTGCGCCCCCACGACACCTGCATGTGGTCCGGCCCATGTCTCACTACACTACCCCCATGGTGCTTCAGCAAGCAGCCATTCCCATCCAG ATCAATGTGGGAACCACTGTGACCATGACGGGGAATGGGACTCGGCCCCCCCCAACTGCCAATGCGGAGGCAGCTCCCCCTGGTCCTGGGCAGGCCTCGTCCCTGGCTCCCACTTCTACCACTGTCGAGTCTTCAACCGAGGGGGCTCCCCCGCCAGGGCCAGCTCCCCCCCCAACCACCAGTCACCCGAGGGTCATCCGAATTTCCCACCAGAGCGTGGAACCCGTGGTCATGATGCACATGAATATCCAAG aTTCCGGCACACAGCCTGGTGGAGTTCCGAGTGCTCCCACTGGCCCCCTAGGACCCCCTGGTCATGGCCAGACCCTGG gctccaccctcatccagctgccctccctgccccctgagTTCATGCACGCCGTCGCCCACCAGATCACTCATCAGGCCATGGTGGCAGCTGTTGCCTCCGCGGCCGCAG GACAGCAGGTGCCAGGCTTCCCTACGGCTCCGACCCGGGTGGTGATTGCCCGGCCCACCCCTCCACAGGCTCGGCCTTCCCATCCTGGGGGGCCCCCCGTCTCGGGTACTCTA CAGGGCTCCGGGCTAGGTACCAATGCTTCTCTGGCCCAGATGGTGAGCGGCCTTGTGGGGCAGCTCCTGATGCAGCCTGTTCTGGTGG CTCAGGGGACCCCAGGAATGGctccacctccagcccctgccaCTGCTTCAGCTAGTGCCGGCACTACCAACACCGCTACCACAGCTGGCCCTGCTCCCGGGGGGcctgcccagcctcctccccctcAGCCCTCGGCCGCCGACCTGCAGTTCTCTCAGCTCCTGGGGAACTTGCTGGGgccagcagggcctggggccGGCGGGCCTGGCATGGCTTCTCCCACCATCACCGTGGCCATGCCCGGCGTCCCCGCCTTTCTACAGGGCATGACTGACTTTCTGCAG GCAGCACAGacagcccctccacccccgccgccgccgccgcccccgcccccagcaccgGAGCAGCAGACTGTGCCCCCACCAGGGTCCCCTTCTGGTGGCACAGGGAGTCCTGGAGGCCTGGGTCTTGAGAGCCTTTCACCGGAGTTTTTTACATCTGTGGTGCAGGGTGTGCTGAActccctgctgggctccctgggggcgCGGGCCGGCAGCAGTGAGAGCATCGCTGCTTTCATCCAGCGCCTCAGCGGATCCAGTAACATCTTCGAGCCTGGGGCAGATGGGGCCCTCG GATTCTTCGGGGCCCTGCTTTCTCTTTTGTGCCAGAACTTTTCCATGGTAGACGTGGTGATGCTTCTTCACGGCCATTTCCAGCCACTGCAGCGGCTCCAGCCCCAGCTGCGGTCCTTTTTCCACCAGCACTACCTGGGTGGCCAAGAGCCCACACCCGGTAACATACGG ACGGCGACCCACACATTGATCACGGGGCTGGAAGAATACGTGCGGGAGAGTTTC TCTTTGGTGCAGGTTCAGCCTGGTGTGGACATCATCCGGACCAACCTGGAGTTTCTCCAGGAGCAGTTCAACAGCATTGCTGCTCATGTGCTGCACTGCACAG ATAGTGGATTTGGGGCCCGTTTGTTGGAGTTGTGTAACCAGGGCCTGTTTGAGTGCCTGGCCCTCAACCTGCACTGCTTGGGGGGCCAGCAGATGGAACTCGCTGCTGTCATCAATGGCCGGATA CGTCGCATGTCTCGTGGGGTGAACCCGTCCCTGGTGAGCTGGCTGACCACTATGATGGGGCTGAGGCTTCAGGTGGTTCTGGAGCACATGCCTGTGGGCCCCGATGCCATCCTCAGATACGTCCGCAGGGTTGGCGACCCACCCCAG CCACTTCCTGAGGAGCCGATGGAAGTTCAGGGATCAGAGAGGACTTCTCCTGAGCCTCAG CGGGAGAATGCCTCCCCGGCCCCAGGAACAACGGCAGAAGAGGCCATGTCTCGAGGGCCTCCTCCTGCACctgagggcggcggcggcggctcccgtGAAGAGCAGGACGGAGCTGCAGCCGAGACTGAGCCTTGGGCAGCTGCCGTCCCCCCA GAGTGGGTCCCGATTATCCAGCAGGACATTCAGAGCCAGCGGAAAGTGAAGCCGCAGCCCCCCTTGAGCGATGCCTACCTCAGTGGTATGCCTGCCAAGAGACGCAAG ACGATGCAGGGTGAGGGCCCCCAGCTGCTTCTCTCAGAGGCCGTGAGCCGGGCAGCTAAGGCAGCCGGAGCTCGGCCCCTGACGAGCCCCGAGAGCCTGAGCCGGGACCTGGAGGCACCAGAGGTTCAGGAGAGCTACAGGCAGCAG ctccGGGCTGATATACAGAAGCGACTGCAGGAAGACCCCAACTACAGCCCCCAGCGCTTCCCTAATGCCCACCGGGCCTTCACTGATGATCCCTAG